A window of Agrobacterium tumefaciens contains these coding sequences:
- a CDS encoding DCL family protein yields the protein MAKKSVALSNGRDWPTQTAARQHFKEMLARYEDDTPIADAGDHADLSALLERYDLLIADGPSKIGAGISRFEKRKSFVKGFPTRGFWVVRVDDSDTDFSYIDAITGSPRPQSQEFYDACHGAISEDLRRAKERQFERFADENGCLPCDETGVLVTFTNARLSHAHPAFVTLVRTFMEMRGWGGAVPAGMLSPSADRQISTSFTDPSDAEAFKAFHHASAIMRIVAVGQGGLVADPTTIRRPIRLA from the coding sequence ATGGCAAAGAAAAGCGTAGCATTGTCGAATGGTAGGGACTGGCCGACGCAAACCGCGGCAAGGCAGCATTTCAAGGAGATGTTGGCGCGCTACGAAGACGATACGCCAATCGCAGATGCCGGTGACCATGCCGACCTTTCTGCGCTGCTCGAACGCTACGATCTTCTGATCGCTGACGGTCCCTCGAAGATCGGTGCTGGTATTTCTAGATTCGAGAAACGCAAATCCTTCGTCAAAGGCTTTCCGACACGCGGCTTCTGGGTTGTTCGCGTCGATGACAGCGATACGGATTTTTCCTACATCGATGCGATCACCGGTTCACCTCGACCACAGTCGCAGGAGTTTTACGACGCGTGTCATGGCGCGATCAGCGAGGATCTGCGACGCGCCAAGGAGCGGCAGTTTGAGCGATTTGCGGACGAAAACGGCTGCCTTCCCTGCGACGAGACCGGGGTGCTCGTCACCTTCACTAATGCCCGGCTCAGCCACGCCCATCCGGCTTTTGTGACGCTTGTCAGAACGTTCATGGAAATGCGTGGCTGGGGTGGCGCAGTACCCGCTGGCATGTTGTCCCCTTCCGCCGACCGACAGATTTCGACAAGCTTTACGGATCCGAGTGACGCGGAGGCGTTCAAAGCATTTCACCACGCAAGCGCGATCATGCGCATTGTCGCTGTCGGCCAGGGCGGGCTGGTTGCTGATCCCACAACGATCCGACGGCCAATCAGGCTAGCCTGA